Proteins encoded within one genomic window of Elephas maximus indicus isolate mEleMax1 chromosome 21, mEleMax1 primary haplotype, whole genome shotgun sequence:
- the NDRG4 gene encoding protein NDRG4 isoform X6 yields the protein MPECWDGESQEWGLPRVPSAVCPLQEHDIETPYGLLHVVIRGSPKGNRPAILTYHDVGLNHKLCFNTFFNFEDMQEITKHFVVCHVDAPGQQVGASQFPQGYQFPSMEQLAAMLPSVVQHFGFKYVIGIGVGAGAYVLAKFALIFPDLVEGLVLMNIDPNGKGWIDWAATKLSGLTSTLPDTVLSHLFSQEELVNNTELVQSYRQQIGNVVNQANLQLFWNMYNSRRDLDINRPGTVPNAKTLRCPVMLVVGDNAPAEDGVVECNSKLDPTITTFLKMADSGGLPQVTQPGKLTEAFKYFLQGMGYMPSASMTRLARSRTASLTSASSVDGSRPQPCTHSESSEGLGQVNHTMEVSC from the exons GAGAGCCAGGAGTGGGGCCTGCCCAGAGTGCCCAGCGCTGTCTGTCCTCTCCAGGAGCATGACATCGAGACACCTTATGGCCTTCTGCACGTGGTGATCCGTGGCTCCCCTAAGGGGAACCGCCCGGCCATCCTCACCTACCATGACGTGGGCCTCAACC ACAAGCTGTGCTTCAACACCTTCTTCAACTTTGAGGACATGCAGGAGATCACCAAGCACTTCGTGGTGTGCCATGTGGACGCCCCCGGGCAGCAGGTGGGGGcgtcgcagtttcctcaggg GTACCAGTTCCCCTCCATGGAACAGCTGGCCGCCATGCTTCCCAGCGTGGTGCAGCATTTTGG GTTCAAGTATGTGATTGGCATCGGAGTGGGAGCTGGAGCCTATGTGCTGGCCAAGTTTGCA CTCATCTTCCCTGACCTGGTCGAGGGGCTGGTGCTGATGAACATCGACCCAAACGGCAAAGGCTGGATCGACTGGGCTGCCACCAAA CTCTCCGGCCTGACCAGCACTTTACCTGACACGGTGCTATCCCACCTTTTCAGCCAG GAGGAGCTGGTGAACAACACGGAGTTGGTGCAGAGCTACCGGCAGCAGATTGGGAATGTGGTGAACCAGGCCAACTTGCAGCTCTTCTGGAACATGTACAACAG cCGCAGAGACCTGGACATTAATCGACCTGGGACGGTGCCCAATGCCAAGACACTCCG CTGCCCCGTGATGCTGGTAGTCGGGGATAACGCACCTGCTGAGGACGGGGTG GTTGAGTGCAATTCTAAACTGGACCCCACCATCACGACTTTCCTAAAG ATGGCAGACTCTGGAGGGCTCCCTCAGGTCACACAG CCCGGGAAGCTGACAGAAGCCTTCAAATACTTCCTGCAAGGCATGGGCTACA TGCCCTCGGCCAGCATGACCCGCCTGGCCCGTTCTCGCACCGCCTCCCTCACCAGTGCCAGCTCGGTGGATGGCAGCCGCCCACAACCCTGCACCCATTCGGAGAGCAGCGAGGGGCTGGGCCAGGTCAACCACACCATGGAAGTGTCCTGTTGA
- the NDRG4 gene encoding protein NDRG4 isoform X5 — translation MPECWDGESQEWGLPRVPSAVCPLQEHDIETPYGLLHVVIRGSPKGNRPAILTYHDVGLNHKLCFNTFFNFEDMQEITKHFVVCHVDAPGQQVGASQFPQGYQFPSMEQLAAMLPSVVQHFGFKYVIGIGVGAGAYVLAKFALIFPDLVEGLVLMNIDPNGKGWIDWAATKLSGLTSTLPDTVLSHLFSQEELVNNTELVQSYRQQIGNVVNQANLQLFWNMYNSRRDLDINRPGTVPNAKTLRCPVMLVVGDNAPAEDGVVECNSKLDPTITTFLKMADSGGLPQVTQPGKLTEAFKYFLQGMGYIAYLKDRRLSGGAVPSASMTRLARSRTASLTSASSVDGSRPQPCTHSESSEGLGQVNHTMEVSC, via the exons GAGAGCCAGGAGTGGGGCCTGCCCAGAGTGCCCAGCGCTGTCTGTCCTCTCCAGGAGCATGACATCGAGACACCTTATGGCCTTCTGCACGTGGTGATCCGTGGCTCCCCTAAGGGGAACCGCCCGGCCATCCTCACCTACCATGACGTGGGCCTCAACC ACAAGCTGTGCTTCAACACCTTCTTCAACTTTGAGGACATGCAGGAGATCACCAAGCACTTCGTGGTGTGCCATGTGGACGCCCCCGGGCAGCAGGTGGGGGcgtcgcagtttcctcaggg GTACCAGTTCCCCTCCATGGAACAGCTGGCCGCCATGCTTCCCAGCGTGGTGCAGCATTTTGG GTTCAAGTATGTGATTGGCATCGGAGTGGGAGCTGGAGCCTATGTGCTGGCCAAGTTTGCA CTCATCTTCCCTGACCTGGTCGAGGGGCTGGTGCTGATGAACATCGACCCAAACGGCAAAGGCTGGATCGACTGGGCTGCCACCAAA CTCTCCGGCCTGACCAGCACTTTACCTGACACGGTGCTATCCCACCTTTTCAGCCAG GAGGAGCTGGTGAACAACACGGAGTTGGTGCAGAGCTACCGGCAGCAGATTGGGAATGTGGTGAACCAGGCCAACTTGCAGCTCTTCTGGAACATGTACAACAG cCGCAGAGACCTGGACATTAATCGACCTGGGACGGTGCCCAATGCCAAGACACTCCG CTGCCCCGTGATGCTGGTAGTCGGGGATAACGCACCTGCTGAGGACGGGGTG GTTGAGTGCAATTCTAAACTGGACCCCACCATCACGACTTTCCTAAAG ATGGCAGACTCTGGAGGGCTCCCTCAGGTCACACAG CCCGGGAAGCTGACAGAAGCCTTCAAATACTTCCTGCAAGGCATGGGCTACA TTGCATACTTGAAGGACCGAAGGCTGAGTGGAGGAGCAG TGCCCTCGGCCAGCATGACCCGCCTGGCCCGTTCTCGCACCGCCTCCCTCACCAGTGCCAGCTCGGTGGATGGCAGCCGCCCACAACCCTGCACCCATTCGGAGAGCAGCGAGGGGCTGGGCCAGGTCAACCACACCATGGAAGTGTCCTGTTGA
- the NDRG4 gene encoding protein NDRG4 isoform X10, with translation MAGLQELRFPEEKPLLRGQDATELENSDAFLLTVDTDWKESQEWGLPRVPSAVCPLQEHDIETPYGLLHVVIRGSPKGNRPAILTYHDVGLNHKLCFNTFFNFEDMQEITKHFVVCHVDAPGQQVGASQFPQGYQFPSMEQLAAMLPSVVQHFGFKYVIGIGVGAGAYVLAKFALIFPDLVEGLVLMNIDPNGKGWIDWAATKLSGLTSTLPDTVLSHLFSQEELVNNTELVQSYRQQIGNVVNQANLQLFWNMYNSRRDLDINRPGTVPNAKTLRCPVMLVVGDNAPAEDGVVECNSKLDPTITTFLKMADSGGLPQVTQPGKLTEAFKYFLQGMGYIAYLKDRRLSGGAVPSASMTRLARSRTASLTSASSVDGSRPQPCTHSESSEGLGQVNHTMEVSC, from the exons GAGAGCCAGGAGTGGGGCCTGCCCAGAGTGCCCAGCGCTGTCTGTCCTCTCCAGGAGCATGACATCGAGACACCTTATGGCCTTCTGCACGTGGTGATCCGTGGCTCCCCTAAGGGGAACCGCCCGGCCATCCTCACCTACCATGACGTGGGCCTCAACC ACAAGCTGTGCTTCAACACCTTCTTCAACTTTGAGGACATGCAGGAGATCACCAAGCACTTCGTGGTGTGCCATGTGGACGCCCCCGGGCAGCAGGTGGGGGcgtcgcagtttcctcaggg GTACCAGTTCCCCTCCATGGAACAGCTGGCCGCCATGCTTCCCAGCGTGGTGCAGCATTTTGG GTTCAAGTATGTGATTGGCATCGGAGTGGGAGCTGGAGCCTATGTGCTGGCCAAGTTTGCA CTCATCTTCCCTGACCTGGTCGAGGGGCTGGTGCTGATGAACATCGACCCAAACGGCAAAGGCTGGATCGACTGGGCTGCCACCAAA CTCTCCGGCCTGACCAGCACTTTACCTGACACGGTGCTATCCCACCTTTTCAGCCAG GAGGAGCTGGTGAACAACACGGAGTTGGTGCAGAGCTACCGGCAGCAGATTGGGAATGTGGTGAACCAGGCCAACTTGCAGCTCTTCTGGAACATGTACAACAG cCGCAGAGACCTGGACATTAATCGACCTGGGACGGTGCCCAATGCCAAGACACTCCG CTGCCCCGTGATGCTGGTAGTCGGGGATAACGCACCTGCTGAGGACGGGGTG GTTGAGTGCAATTCTAAACTGGACCCCACCATCACGACTTTCCTAAAG ATGGCAGACTCTGGAGGGCTCCCTCAGGTCACACAG CCCGGGAAGCTGACAGAAGCCTTCAAATACTTCCTGCAAGGCATGGGCTACA TTGCATACTTGAAGGACCGAAGGCTGAGTGGAGGAGCAG TGCCCTCGGCCAGCATGACCCGCCTGGCCCGTTCTCGCACCGCCTCCCTCACCAGTGCCAGCTCGGTGGATGGCAGCCGCCCACAACCCTGCACCCATTCGGAGAGCAGCGAGGGGCTGGGCCAGGTCAACCACACCATGGAAGTGTCCTGTTGA
- the NDRG4 gene encoding protein NDRG4 isoform X9: protein MPECWDGEHDIETPYGLLHVVIRGSPKGNRPAILTYHDVGLNHKLCFNTFFNFEDMQEITKHFVVCHVDAPGQQVGASQFPQGYQFPSMEQLAAMLPSVVQHFGFKYVIGIGVGAGAYVLAKFALIFPDLVEGLVLMNIDPNGKGWIDWAATKLSGLTSTLPDTVLSHLFSQEELVNNTELVQSYRQQIGNVVNQANLQLFWNMYNSRRDLDINRPGTVPNAKTLRCPVMLVVGDNAPAEDGVVECNSKLDPTITTFLKMADSGGLPQVTQPGKLTEAFKYFLQGMGYMPSASMTRLARSRTASLTSASSVDGSRPQPCTHSESSEGLGQVNHTMEVSC from the exons GAGCATGACATCGAGACACCTTATGGCCTTCTGCACGTGGTGATCCGTGGCTCCCCTAAGGGGAACCGCCCGGCCATCCTCACCTACCATGACGTGGGCCTCAACC ACAAGCTGTGCTTCAACACCTTCTTCAACTTTGAGGACATGCAGGAGATCACCAAGCACTTCGTGGTGTGCCATGTGGACGCCCCCGGGCAGCAGGTGGGGGcgtcgcagtttcctcaggg GTACCAGTTCCCCTCCATGGAACAGCTGGCCGCCATGCTTCCCAGCGTGGTGCAGCATTTTGG GTTCAAGTATGTGATTGGCATCGGAGTGGGAGCTGGAGCCTATGTGCTGGCCAAGTTTGCA CTCATCTTCCCTGACCTGGTCGAGGGGCTGGTGCTGATGAACATCGACCCAAACGGCAAAGGCTGGATCGACTGGGCTGCCACCAAA CTCTCCGGCCTGACCAGCACTTTACCTGACACGGTGCTATCCCACCTTTTCAGCCAG GAGGAGCTGGTGAACAACACGGAGTTGGTGCAGAGCTACCGGCAGCAGATTGGGAATGTGGTGAACCAGGCCAACTTGCAGCTCTTCTGGAACATGTACAACAG cCGCAGAGACCTGGACATTAATCGACCTGGGACGGTGCCCAATGCCAAGACACTCCG CTGCCCCGTGATGCTGGTAGTCGGGGATAACGCACCTGCTGAGGACGGGGTG GTTGAGTGCAATTCTAAACTGGACCCCACCATCACGACTTTCCTAAAG ATGGCAGACTCTGGAGGGCTCCCTCAGGTCACACAG CCCGGGAAGCTGACAGAAGCCTTCAAATACTTCCTGCAAGGCATGGGCTACA TGCCCTCGGCCAGCATGACCCGCCTGGCCCGTTCTCGCACCGCCTCCCTCACCAGTGCCAGCTCGGTGGATGGCAGCCGCCCACAACCCTGCACCCATTCGGAGAGCAGCGAGGGGCTGGGCCAGGTCAACCACACCATGGAAGTGTCCTGTTGA
- the NDRG4 gene encoding protein NDRG4 isoform X7 translates to MPECWDGEHDIETPYGLLHVVIRGSPKGNRPAILTYHDVGLNHKLCFNTFFNFEDMQEITKHFVVCHVDAPGQQVGASQFPQGYQFPSMEQLAAMLPSVVQHFGFKYVIGIGVGAGAYVLAKFALIFPDLVEGLVLMNIDPNGKGWIDWAATKLSGLTSTLPDTVLSHLFSQEELVNNTELVQSYRQQIGNVVNQANLQLFWNMYNSRRDLDINRPGTVPNAKTLRCPVMLVVGDNAPAEDGVVECNSKLDPTITTFLKMADSGGLPQVTQPGKLTEAFKYFLQGMGYIAYLKDRRLSGGAVPSASMTRLARSRTASLTSASSVDGSRPQPCTHSESSEGLGQVNHTMEVSC, encoded by the exons GAGCATGACATCGAGACACCTTATGGCCTTCTGCACGTGGTGATCCGTGGCTCCCCTAAGGGGAACCGCCCGGCCATCCTCACCTACCATGACGTGGGCCTCAACC ACAAGCTGTGCTTCAACACCTTCTTCAACTTTGAGGACATGCAGGAGATCACCAAGCACTTCGTGGTGTGCCATGTGGACGCCCCCGGGCAGCAGGTGGGGGcgtcgcagtttcctcaggg GTACCAGTTCCCCTCCATGGAACAGCTGGCCGCCATGCTTCCCAGCGTGGTGCAGCATTTTGG GTTCAAGTATGTGATTGGCATCGGAGTGGGAGCTGGAGCCTATGTGCTGGCCAAGTTTGCA CTCATCTTCCCTGACCTGGTCGAGGGGCTGGTGCTGATGAACATCGACCCAAACGGCAAAGGCTGGATCGACTGGGCTGCCACCAAA CTCTCCGGCCTGACCAGCACTTTACCTGACACGGTGCTATCCCACCTTTTCAGCCAG GAGGAGCTGGTGAACAACACGGAGTTGGTGCAGAGCTACCGGCAGCAGATTGGGAATGTGGTGAACCAGGCCAACTTGCAGCTCTTCTGGAACATGTACAACAG cCGCAGAGACCTGGACATTAATCGACCTGGGACGGTGCCCAATGCCAAGACACTCCG CTGCCCCGTGATGCTGGTAGTCGGGGATAACGCACCTGCTGAGGACGGGGTG GTTGAGTGCAATTCTAAACTGGACCCCACCATCACGACTTTCCTAAAG ATGGCAGACTCTGGAGGGCTCCCTCAGGTCACACAG CCCGGGAAGCTGACAGAAGCCTTCAAATACTTCCTGCAAGGCATGGGCTACA TTGCATACTTGAAGGACCGAAGGCTGAGTGGAGGAGCAG TGCCCTCGGCCAGCATGACCCGCCTGGCCCGTTCTCGCACCGCCTCCCTCACCAGTGCCAGCTCGGTGGATGGCAGCCGCCCACAACCCTGCACCCATTCGGAGAGCAGCGAGGGGCTGGGCCAGGTCAACCACACCATGGAAGTGTCCTGTTGA